The Chitinophagales bacterium genome has a window encoding:
- the purQ gene encoding phosphoribosylformylglycinamidine synthase I codes for MKFGVVVFPGSNCDRDMINALQDDLKQEVVTLWHKDKDLSAFSTDDCIILPGGFSYGDYLRCGAIARFSPLMEAVIDFANRGGKVFGVCNGFQILCESGLLPGALLLNDHQKFTCKNVYIKSASDDNRIGKNVGDKTLQIPVAHGEGRYYADATTIDKLENNKQVLFRYCDVQGNVTADVNPNGAINNIAGICNEGRNVFGMMPHPERACSSDLHNIDGRLILSALAN; via the coding sequence ATGAAATTCGGAGTTGTTGTTTTCCCTGGGTCTAACTGCGACAGGGACATGATAAACGCTTTGCAGGACGACCTGAAGCAGGAAGTAGTAACCCTGTGGCACAAAGACAAAGACCTGTCTGCATTTTCAACTGATGACTGTATCATACTGCCAGGTGGCTTCTCCTATGGTGACTACCTGCGTTGTGGTGCCATTGCCCGTTTCAGCCCGCTTATGGAGGCTGTGATAGATTTTGCCAACCGCGGTGGAAAGGTGTTTGGCGTATGTAATGGTTTTCAGATATTGTGTGAGTCTGGCTTGCTGCCCGGCGCACTGCTGTTGAACGACCATCAGAAATTCACCTGTAAGAACGTATATATTAAATCTGCCTCTGATGACAACAGGATAGGTAAGAATGTGGGCGATAAGACCTTGCAGATACCTGTTGCACATGGTGAGGGCCGTTACTACGCAGATGCAACAACCATCGATAAACTGGAAAACAATAAGCAGGTACTGTTCAGGTATTGCGACGTGCAAGGAAATGTAACTGCTGACGTCAACCCTAATGGTGCCATCAATAATATTGCCGGTATCTGCAACGAAGGACGCAACGTGTTTGGCATGATGCCACACCCCGAGCGCGCCTGCAGCAGCGATCTGCACAATATAGACGGCAGGTTGATATTGAGTGCACTGGCTAATTAA
- a CDS encoding thiol-disulfide oxidoreductase DCC family protein: protein MNDLLPDSSERPVLLFDGVCNLCNGFVQAIIRNDSKKLFRFSSLQSGTGARVLQYVSQDMGAVPDSLILVYRDKYYLRSDAALKTAQLLGGKWLFLTIGYIFPKFLRNKIYDLVARNRYKWFGRRDECMVPTRELNERFLD from the coding sequence ATGAACGACCTGCTGCCCGATAGTAGTGAACGCCCTGTATTATTGTTTGACGGCGTTTGTAACCTGTGTAACGGATTTGTACAGGCCATTATCAGGAATGACAGCAAAAAGCTCTTCAGGTTCTCCTCGTTACAATCCGGAACAGGTGCCAGGGTGCTGCAATACGTATCGCAGGACATGGGTGCTGTTCCGGATAGTTTAATTTTAGTATACAGGGATAAGTATTATTTACGCTCGGACGCGGCGCTGAAAACCGCGCAACTTTTAGGGGGGAAGTGGTTGTTTTTAACCATAGGTTATATATTCCCGAAGTTCCTCAGAAATAAAATTTATGATCTTGTGGCCCGCAACCGGTACAAGTGGTTTGGCCGGCGCGACGAATGCATGGTTCCTACACGGGAACTTAATGAAAGGTTTTTAGATTGA
- a CDS encoding DUF4294 domain-containing protein produces MRFRTIKYGLLLIFALLLRCTAAYAQPSGNDTLLLGGIVVDGVTYPMVFMDNVYVVDKMPRKWVRKRAKYDRLRHNVYKVYPYAVIAADVLKDVDSMLLAIGDDKRRRKDYLKSVELELRSRFKGELEDMTISQGHVLVKLIDRQTGKSCFNIVKELKGGVPAVVFQSIALIFSHNLKREYDATGEDRDIEQIVRELEANNSYEYQYRLQQSRLKVSRK; encoded by the coding sequence ATGCGCTTCCGCACCATAAAATATGGCCTCCTGCTCATCTTCGCCCTGTTGTTGCGATGCACGGCAGCCTATGCCCAACCCTCCGGCAACGACACGCTGCTGCTGGGTGGTATAGTGGTAGACGGGGTTACCTATCCCATGGTGTTTATGGACAATGTGTATGTGGTAGACAAAATGCCCCGCAAATGGGTGAGAAAAAGAGCCAAATACGACCGCCTGAGACATAATGTGTATAAAGTGTACCCCTACGCAGTTATAGCTGCCGATGTGCTGAAAGACGTAGACTCCATGCTGCTGGCCATTGGCGATGATAAACGCAGGCGGAAGGATTACCTGAAATCAGTAGAGCTTGAACTCCGGTCGCGCTTTAAGGGCGAACTGGAAGACATGACCATCAGCCAGGGGCATGTGTTGGTAAAACTTATAGACAGGCAGACAGGCAAAAGCTGTTTCAATATTGTAAAAGAACTGAAAGGCGGAGTACCTGCCGTGGTGTTCCAGTCTATTGCCCTCATATTCAGCCACAACCTGAAACGCGAATACGACGCCACAGGCGAAGATCGTGATATAGAACAGATCGTCCGCGAACTGGAAGCCAACAACAGTTATGAATACCAATACCGCCTGCAGCAATCCCGGCTGAAGGTATCGAGGAAATGA
- a CDS encoding T9SS type A sorting domain-containing protein, with product MITCRYYIIMAMLLPAISFAKGENATPATSAQFIANKGQVADQYGTLRRDIDAKIEAGGVTMFVGDGQLHYQWVAEQGQKSNPDSYREKTKKFDASRHLPSLFSDTLFKEGIDIEIYRMDVTLVGANKSAEAIFEEPTGDYENYYLPQFPDGVTARGYNKVTYKNIYPNIDWVIYTPPAPLKGGDGEVDSRGIKYDFIVHPGGDPADIRLRYNGATGLNIVNGALQANTPFGTVTEDAPFSYDADTRQQVVSAYVLSGNELSFGLQPYDGTLVIDPALNWATYYGGIGYEQLEHISVDSAGNVYLGGWTTSSNNIATSGAFNTTAITADWNMFVAKFNTSGVRQWGTYFADTGYVTRSIGYTSADRYGNVYMVGATHSVSGIATSGTYQGTHQGLEDGFIIKFNTAGQRIWATYVGGSDFDGLGYIHISAQGQLIVIGSTNSASGIATSGTYKPNYHINNGGCLMKFDSSGQRIWGTYTNFGGDIATDIYGNIYIGGWTYADTGIATTGAHQTSRVSTGNVSSAILVKFDSTGNRLWGTYYGGAGQDYALSVVVTSPGDIYISGGSSSSSNIATTGSFNPSLSGSYAGFLAKFNAAGTRQWGTYYNGTRTSFTAAAVADGDIIVTSMSQVTGLATSGAYQTSLNGSNDGFWARFTPTGQRTYATYFGGNGIENVNYSNVGRNTIAMADKYLYICGSAGNSTGLTTTGAHQPAASGSVGDFFLVQFELEDTLVFIPKTFNVLHACATDTLHVPLGVTRNFGSSNNFIVQLSNSSGSFASPVTLATVNSNTAGTIACYLPGSIPDGTGYKLRVIATAPADTSLPSDVDIAIYRYPASFTSGSNSPVCTGKDLQLNSGTTTTGVSYAWTGPGSFSSSSEDPMLPNSTLAMTGDYYITVNNNGCMVRDTVSVVVNQTPENVMAAGGSTSLCTGDTLKLTSSSTTSGVSYAWTGPTNYNTQQVNKPNVQLNDAGTYKVTVTLGNCFDTASTTVTVDQSATVNVVPLSGTSVCAGSNASFASFVQFAGTGPQLQWMINGVDVPGATNQNFNTSTLNDGDKVSMKVTPNTTCPGTRVSNDIPMQIMQLKAPSATITADAGPSLFPNEPINFTAATQDAGTNPKYQWKRNGQSVGGATGKTWGANANFLTNGDNICVLITSDYACPNPDTALSNCIKLEIRLGVEDIVRDNNIRIYPNPTSGTITVTSSAIIEQLMLTDLLGQQVLSQTGGGKTVDADMSNLAAGVYIIKVNGSVAGRVIKK from the coding sequence ATGATCACCTGTAGATATTACATCATTATGGCAATGTTGTTGCCAGCAATTTCCTTTGCCAAAGGTGAAAACGCAACACCTGCAACTTCTGCCCAATTTATAGCCAACAAAGGCCAGGTGGCTGACCAGTATGGTACACTGAGAAGGGATATAGACGCTAAGATAGAGGCGGGTGGTGTGACGATGTTTGTGGGTGATGGGCAACTGCATTATCAGTGGGTTGCGGAGCAAGGTCAAAAGTCAAACCCCGATAGCTATCGGGAGAAAACCAAAAAGTTTGACGCGAGTAGACATCTCCCGTCGCTGTTCAGCGACACCCTCTTCAAAGAGGGAATTGACATTGAGATATACAGGATGGATGTGACGCTGGTGGGTGCCAACAAAAGTGCCGAAGCAATATTTGAAGAGCCCACGGGCGATTATGAGAATTATTACCTGCCGCAATTTCCTGATGGTGTTACAGCCCGGGGGTACAACAAAGTAACCTACAAAAATATTTACCCTAATATTGATTGGGTAATATATACCCCTCCGGCACCCCTAAAGGGGGGAGATGGAGAGGTAGACTCACGAGGAATAAAATACGACTTTATCGTACACCCAGGAGGCGATCCGGCCGATATACGCCTGCGCTACAATGGAGCTACAGGTTTAAACATTGTAAACGGTGCGCTACAGGCTAACACGCCCTTTGGTACTGTAACGGAGGATGCGCCCTTTAGCTACGATGCTGATACCAGGCAGCAGGTAGTATCAGCATATGTACTGTCGGGCAATGAACTGAGCTTTGGCCTGCAGCCGTACGATGGTACACTGGTGATAGACCCTGCGCTGAATTGGGCTACCTACTATGGCGGGATTGGTTATGAGCAGCTGGAGCATATAAGTGTTGATAGTGCAGGGAATGTGTACCTGGGTGGGTGGACAACCAGTAGTAATAATATTGCTACCAGCGGGGCATTTAATACCACTGCCATCACTGCCGATTGGAATATGTTCGTGGCCAAATTCAATACCAGTGGTGTAAGGCAGTGGGGCACCTATTTTGCTGACACGGGGTATGTAACCCGCAGCATTGGTTATACATCTGCCGATAGGTATGGTAATGTATACATGGTGGGCGCTACGCATTCGGTATCGGGTATAGCCACTTCAGGCACCTACCAGGGCACACACCAGGGGCTGGAGGATGGTTTTATCATAAAGTTCAACACTGCAGGGCAGAGGATATGGGCCACTTATGTTGGGGGTAGTGATTTTGATGGTTTAGGCTATATACACATTAGTGCACAGGGTCAACTGATTGTTATCGGTAGTACCAACAGTGCATCAGGTATTGCCACTTCGGGTACTTACAAGCCTAATTACCATATAAATAATGGAGGCTGCTTGATGAAATTCGACAGCAGTGGCCAGCGCATATGGGGCACCTATACCAACTTTGGTGGTGATATTGCTACAGATATCTATGGTAATATATATATCGGCGGCTGGACTTATGCTGATACCGGTATTGCTACTACAGGCGCGCACCAAACTTCAAGGGTGAGTACGGGCAACGTTTCAAGTGCTATATTAGTGAAATTTGATAGTACCGGCAACAGGCTTTGGGGTACCTATTATGGCGGGGCTGGTCAGGATTATGCTCTAAGCGTTGTCGTTACGTCACCTGGTGATATTTATATATCAGGTGGGTCCAGCAGCAGTAGTAATATTGCTACTACAGGCAGCTTCAATCCATCTCTTAGCGGCAGCTATGCAGGTTTCCTGGCAAAATTCAATGCCGCCGGTACACGCCAGTGGGGTACTTATTACAATGGCACAAGGACATCCTTTACTGCTGCGGCTGTAGCTGACGGGGATATTATAGTAACATCTATGTCGCAAGTTACCGGGTTGGCTACATCTGGCGCTTATCAAACAAGCCTTAATGGCAGCAATGATGGTTTTTGGGCAAGATTCACCCCGACCGGGCAACGTACCTATGCTACTTATTTTGGAGGTAACGGGATTGAAAATGTTAACTATTCTAATGTCGGAAGAAATACTATAGCAATGGCGGATAAATACCTCTATATCTGTGGTTCTGCTGGCAACAGCACCGGGCTTACAACTACAGGGGCGCACCAGCCTGCTGCCAGCGGCTCTGTAGGAGATTTCTTCCTGGTGCAGTTTGAGCTGGAAGATACATTGGTATTTATACCTAAAACCTTTAATGTGCTGCACGCCTGCGCTACAGATACCCTGCATGTACCCTTGGGGGTCACCAGGAATTTCGGCAGCAGTAACAACTTCATAGTACAGCTCAGCAACAGCAGCGGCAGCTTCGCCAGCCCTGTAACGCTGGCTACGGTAAACAGCAATACAGCAGGTACCATAGCCTGCTACCTGCCGGGCTCCATACCCGATGGTACAGGCTATAAATTGCGTGTTATTGCAACGGCCCCGGCTGATACATCATTGCCTTCTGATGTGGATATAGCCATATACCGTTACCCGGCATCCTTTACCTCTGGCAGCAACAGCCCTGTGTGTACAGGCAAAGACCTGCAGCTCAACAGCGGCACCACAACTACGGGTGTGAGCTATGCATGGACGGGTCCCGGTAGTTTCAGTTCATCTTCAGAAGATCCGATGCTGCCCAACTCGACCCTTGCTATGACAGGGGATTATTATATCACAGTGAATAACAATGGTTGTATGGTAAGGGATACGGTAAGCGTTGTAGTAAACCAGACACCAGAGAACGTGATGGCGGCAGGTGGGTCGACATCGTTGTGTACAGGCGATACGCTGAAGCTGACCTCATCGTCCACAACGAGTGGTGTGAGCTATGCATGGACGGGTCCTACTAATTATAATACGCAGCAGGTAAATAAACCCAATGTGCAACTGAATGATGCGGGAACCTACAAAGTAACAGTTACCCTGGGCAACTGTTTTGATACGGCAAGCACAACTGTAACTGTAGACCAATCGGCCACTGTGAATGTAGTGCCATTATCAGGTACATCTGTATGTGCGGGCAGCAATGCTTCATTTGCCTCATTTGTACAGTTTGCAGGTACAGGCCCACAGTTGCAATGGATGATCAATGGTGTGGATGTGCCGGGAGCTACAAACCAGAACTTTAACACAAGTACGCTGAATGATGGTGATAAGGTAAGTATGAAGGTAACCCCTAATACTACGTGCCCAGGAACGAGGGTAAGTAATGATATTCCTATGCAGATCATGCAACTGAAGGCCCCAAGCGCTACCATAACAGCAGATGCGGGACCTTCTTTATTCCCCAACGAGCCGATCAACTTTACGGCTGCAACACAGGATGCGGGAACTAATCCGAAGTACCAGTGGAAACGCAACGGGCAGAGTGTAGGCGGCGCCACGGGCAAAACATGGGGCGCCAATGCTAACTTCCTCACCAATGGTGATAATATCTGCGTACTGATTACCAGCGATTATGCCTGCCCGAACCCCGATACAGCCTTGAGCAACTGCATAAAGCTGGAAATTAGACTGGGCGTGGAGGATATTGTCCGTGACAATAATATCCGTATTTATCCTAACCCGACCAGTGGTACTATTACAGTTACTTCATCTGCCATCATAGAACAACTCATGCTGACCGACCTGCTTGGTCAGCAGGTGCTGAGCCAAACCGGCGGCGGCAAAACAGTTGATGCCGATATGAGCAACCTTGCCGCAGGTGTGTACATCATTAAAGTGAATGGCAGTGTTGCGGGGAGGGTTATTAAGAAGTAA
- the bshB1 gene encoding bacillithiol biosynthesis deacetylase BshB1, with translation MQKLDILAIGVHPDDIELGCAGTLIKHVQMGQQVGIIDLTQGELGTRGTPQLRLQEAQDAAAIMGVVVRENLGMADGFFQNDKEHQLKLVEYIRKYQPNIVIANALEDRHPDHGRAGKLIADACFLAGLSKIPTTHNGEPQQPWRPKRVFHMMQDRFLEPDFIVDVSSTHAQKMEAVKAYKSQFHDPNSDEPITYIATGGFMDKIEFRAALLGKRIGAAYGEAFICENTIGISHLDSLLLPELA, from the coding sequence ATGCAAAAACTGGACATACTCGCTATAGGCGTACATCCCGACGATATTGAGCTGGGCTGTGCCGGTACACTCATCAAACATGTGCAAATGGGTCAGCAGGTCGGCATCATCGATCTGACACAGGGCGAACTGGGCACTCGTGGCACACCCCAACTGCGCCTGCAGGAAGCTCAGGATGCGGCTGCAATTATGGGCGTTGTCGTTCGAGAGAACCTGGGTATGGCCGACGGATTTTTTCAGAATGATAAGGAACACCAGCTGAAACTGGTGGAATACATACGCAAATACCAGCCCAACATTGTGATAGCCAATGCGTTGGAAGACCGCCACCCCGACCACGGCCGGGCGGGCAAACTGATAGCCGATGCCTGTTTCCTGGCGGGGCTGAGCAAGATACCTACCACGCACAACGGCGAACCGCAACAACCATGGAGGCCCAAACGTGTTTTTCATATGATGCAGGACCGTTTCCTGGAGCCTGACTTTATTGTAGACGTGAGCAGTACACATGCACAGAAGATGGAAGCTGTAAAAGCCTACAAAAGCCAGTTCCACGACCCCAATTCTGATGAACCGATAACGTACATAGCTACCGGCGGCTTTATGGACAAAATAGAGTTCAGGGCGGCATTGCTGGGCAAACGCATAGGTGCGGCATATGGCGAGGCGTTCATATGCGAAAACACCATAGGTATCAGCCACCTGGACAGCCTTTTGCTGCCCGAACTGGCCTGA
- the rpmB gene encoding 50S ribosomal protein L28 — MARVCQVTGKKPITGHKVSFSNKKAKRRFLPNLQTKRFFLAEEDRWITLKLSTEAIRTINKNGLLSVVKEMRANGEKI; from the coding sequence ATGGCACGTGTTTGTCAGGTGACAGGAAAAAAACCGATAACAGGACATAAAGTATCTTTCTCTAACAAGAAGGCAAAGCGCCGCTTTCTGCCAAATCTGCAGACTAAGCGTTTCTTCCTGGCAGAAGAAGACCGTTGGATCACGTTGAAATTGTCAACAGAAGCTATCCGCACTATTAATAAGAATGGACTGCTGTCTGTAGTAAAAGAAATGCGCGCTAACGGCGAAAAAATTTAA
- the rpmG gene encoding 50S ribosomal protein L33, producing the protein MAKKGNRVQVILECTEHKETGLPGTSRYITVKNKKNTPERIELKKYNPIMKKVTVHKEIK; encoded by the coding sequence ATGGCGAAGAAAGGAAACCGCGTTCAGGTTATTTTGGAATGCACAGAGCATAAAGAAACTGGTTTGCCAGGTACCAGCCGTTATATAACGGTTAAGAACAAAAAGAATACGCCTGAGCGTATCGAACTGAAAAAGTACAACCCTATTATGAAAAAGGTGACTGTACATAAAGAAATTAAATAA
- a CDS encoding DUF4295 family protein translates to MAKAAKTAIKSDAKGGAESKNYTKVVKTVRSPKTGAYTFKEAIVHKDKVKDFLAK, encoded by the coding sequence ATGGCAAAAGCTGCAAAAACGGCGATAAAATCAGATGCTAAAGGTGGTGCAGAATCAAAAAACTACACTAAAGTAGTGAAAACTGTACGCAGCCCTAAAACAGGTGCTTATACCTTTAAAGAAGCTATTGTGCACAAGGATAAAGTGAAGGACTTTTTGGCAAAATAA
- a CDS encoding T9SS type A sorting domain-containing protein, translated as MRSLLLYPVLLLAISASAQPVLVRDIMPDVFSSTPVRLTVFNNKLYFFASDGVVGKELWGYNGKVAKLEQDIYSGSKDCTPATDNHTCVVTGGKMYFPADNGNTGLELFSYDGANPPALVSDIHGGAAGSDIDELVTLNGKIYFNADNGTNGPELWEHDPTLGQTVQLSFINVVAPGSSPQHLKTAMGKIYFSALSPTTGRELYEYDPSNNKVKLVADIYPSAGSSEPESLAELNGKLYFSAYTPGSGREIYVYDGTTVQQLLDMNPGAGYGCWASIDDLPAIGAIGNDLYFAGGDGTNGIQLFKYNTLSKTASFVATIDPNGKSYPAGFIYYANKVFFTADNGTHGRELWVLDGNGSATMVADINTNAQVGIAPNNLVVYDNGLYFTAYGDKGTELYKYIDPQAGVTDYSTLQSTVAYPNPAKDMLNIRLELEREEELVVRLTDATGRVVLTSKARAYSGSANTMSVPVTDLAAGVYHYMVRNTSGIPVASGRVVKM; from the coding sequence ATGAGATCGCTGCTTCTTTACCCTGTTCTGCTCCTTGCAATATCTGCATCCGCACAACCAGTGTTGGTGAGAGATATTATGCCTGATGTTTTTTCGAGTACACCTGTCAGGCTTACTGTGTTTAATAACAAACTGTATTTTTTCGCCAGCGACGGCGTGGTGGGAAAAGAGCTGTGGGGGTATAATGGAAAAGTTGCCAAGCTGGAACAGGATATTTATTCAGGAAGCAAAGACTGTACACCCGCTACAGATAATCACACGTGCGTAGTTACGGGGGGTAAGATGTATTTCCCTGCCGATAACGGCAATACGGGTTTAGAATTGTTCAGCTATGATGGAGCGAACCCACCTGCGCTGGTGAGTGATATACACGGAGGTGCTGCAGGGTCTGATATTGATGAATTGGTAACACTGAATGGTAAGATATACTTCAATGCCGATAATGGCACCAACGGACCTGAGCTATGGGAGCATGACCCAACGTTGGGCCAAACAGTACAGCTTAGTTTTATCAACGTTGTTGCGCCTGGTAGCTCACCGCAACATCTTAAGACGGCTATGGGTAAAATTTACTTTTCTGCATTGAGTCCAACTACCGGCAGGGAATTGTATGAATACGATCCGTCTAACAACAAAGTGAAACTTGTTGCAGACATCTACCCTTCTGCCGGCAGCTCAGAACCGGAATCGCTTGCAGAGCTCAATGGTAAATTATATTTCTCAGCATACACACCAGGGTCGGGACGTGAGATATATGTTTACGACGGCACTACTGTACAGCAACTACTGGATATGAACCCGGGAGCAGGTTACGGCTGCTGGGCATCAATCGACGACTTACCGGCAATCGGAGCTATAGGCAACGATCTGTATTTTGCAGGCGGTGATGGTACTAACGGCATACAACTGTTTAAATATAATACACTATCTAAAACCGCATCATTTGTAGCTACCATCGACCCCAACGGAAAGAGTTATCCTGCCGGGTTCATCTACTATGCCAACAAGGTATTTTTTACAGCAGACAATGGCACGCATGGTCGGGAGTTGTGGGTGCTGGATGGGAATGGTTCTGCTACAATGGTGGCTGATATAAATACAAATGCACAGGTAGGAATTGCACCGAACAATTTGGTTGTTTATGACAATGGACTTTATTTTACCGCGTATGGAGATAAGGGTACAGAGTTGTATAAGTACATTGATCCCCAGGCCGGCGTTACTGATTATAGCACATTGCAGTCAACAGTTGCATATCCCAACCCTGCAAAAGATATGCTGAATATCAGGCTTGAACTGGAAAGAGAGGAGGAGTTGGTTGTCAGGCTGACAGATGCTACCGGAAGGGTAGTGCTAACCAGTAAGGCTAGGGCATATTCAGGGTCGGCTAATACAATGTCGGTTCCCGTAACAGATCTTGCAGCCGGAGTTTACCATTATATGGTACGCAATACATCGGGTATACCGGTTGCCAGTGGCCGGGTAGTGAAGATGTAG
- a CDS encoding GNAT family N-acetyltransferase yields MEWIGHPLVLSGSKVSLQPLKPEHFPALIRAAQNTRIWEQYGRNGADISIMQTFLDDALALRIIQQHYPFTIINTISGEIIGTTRIAYIDYSNKTLEIGWTWYVPEVWGKGYNEECKLLLLTHCFEKLGAIRTQLKTRDTNLRSRNSIQRIGATFEGILRNHMLNEDGSIRNTAMFSITQEEWPVRKEKLKDMMNEKYARL; encoded by the coding sequence ATGGAATGGATCGGTCATCCGCTTGTGCTATCCGGTAGTAAAGTTTCTTTACAACCGTTGAAGCCTGAGCATTTTCCCGCGTTAATACGGGCAGCACAAAACACCCGGATTTGGGAACAGTACGGACGCAACGGCGCTGACATCTCCATTATGCAAACGTTTCTTGATGATGCTTTAGCACTGCGAATAATACAACAGCACTATCCATTTACCATCATCAATACCATTTCCGGTGAAATCATCGGCACTACAAGAATAGCTTATATAGACTACTCCAATAAGACCCTGGAAATAGGTTGGACATGGTATGTGCCCGAGGTATGGGGTAAAGGCTATAATGAAGAATGTAAGTTACTATTGCTTACCCATTGTTTTGAAAAACTGGGGGCTATACGTACACAATTAAAAACCAGAGATACCAATTTGCGCTCGCGCAATTCTATACAAAGAATAGGTGCCACATTTGAAGGTATTCTCCGCAACCACATGCTCAATGAAGATGGCAGTATTCGAAATACGGCAATGTTCAGCATTACACAAGAGGAATGGCCTGTCAGAAAAGAAAAACTAAAGGATATGATGAACGAAAAATACGCAAGGCTTTAG
- the maf gene encoding septum formation protein Maf has protein sequence MADIILASQSPRRKQLLELAEIDFDIQVADIDETPPEGMPGEDVPEHLARQKAAVISAKNKNAIVIAADTIVLLDHEILSKPMNEEDAIAILTKLSGKVHQVISGVCIMRGDTVESFSETTAVHFRPLTEEQIRHYVTNYKPYDKAGAYAIQEWIGMVGIEKINGDYYNVMGLPVGLVVQRLKKMKKMDA, from the coding sequence ATGGCTGATATTATACTCGCATCACAGTCGCCACGCAGAAAACAACTGCTGGAGCTTGCTGAAATAGATTTTGATATACAGGTGGCAGATATAGATGAAACACCACCTGAAGGTATGCCGGGAGAAGATGTACCCGAACACCTGGCCAGGCAGAAAGCAGCTGTTATCTCAGCGAAGAACAAGAATGCTATCGTCATTGCAGCTGATACGATTGTATTGCTGGATCATGAGATATTGAGTAAACCGATGAATGAAGAAGATGCTATAGCAATTCTTACTAAGCTATCAGGTAAGGTACACCAGGTTATAAGTGGTGTGTGTATCATGCGGGGAGATACAGTAGAGAGCTTTTCTGAGACAACGGCGGTTCATTTTCGCCCTTTGACAGAAGAACAGATTCGCCATTACGTAACCAATTACAAGCCTTACGATAAGGCCGGTGCCTATGCCATACAGGAATGGATAGGCATGGTAGGTATAGAAAAGATCAACGGCGACTATTACAACGTTATGGGATTACCTGTAGGATTGGTCGTTCAAAGGTTGAAAAAGATGAAAAAGATGGATGCCTAA
- a CDS encoding geranylgeranylglycerol-phosphate geranylgeranyltransferase: protein MAWLQLIRWQNLIIVFLTQLFAWGCVIIPMQNYSPEPLVLTWNNFLLLSLSTVLIAAAGYIINDYFDVKIDIINRPEKLILEKRIPMKLAIVVHTIFNITAIALAIVVARRAGHYSFLAMQLGCTIMLWLYSTTFKRQFVTGNVVVSILTAFTIVVLMLYESAIRFYLHKDFFIHGGQGLIPNPVWVLGTYAYFAFMLTWMREIVKDMEDFKGDAEQGCVTMPIKWGLLRSARFAQVLGLLTVIPLVIGAVKLLREQWYVLGIYTLLGLAMPVVVWMYYLPKHATTKHYGNESRYLKIIMVLGVISLVIYYFQTHG, encoded by the coding sequence ATGGCCTGGCTGCAACTGATACGTTGGCAAAATCTTATTATCGTGTTTCTGACGCAATTATTTGCGTGGGGATGTGTTATTATACCTATGCAAAATTATTCACCTGAGCCATTGGTGCTCACGTGGAATAATTTCTTGTTGTTGTCCTTGTCAACAGTGCTTATTGCTGCAGCTGGATATATTATCAACGATTACTTTGATGTCAAAATAGATATTATCAACAGGCCGGAGAAGCTGATATTGGAGAAACGCATCCCGATGAAGCTGGCGATAGTAGTACATACCATATTTAATATCACTGCTATTGCACTGGCAATTGTTGTGGCACGCAGAGCCGGACATTACAGTTTTCTGGCTATGCAGTTGGGTTGCACAATAATGTTATGGCTTTATTCCACTACATTTAAAAGACAGTTCGTTACCGGCAATGTTGTAGTATCAATACTGACGGCTTTTACCATTGTGGTGTTGATGTTGTATGAGAGTGCGATACGCTTTTACCTGCACAAGGATTTCTTTATACATGGGGGACAAGGGTTGATACCTAATCCCGTATGGGTACTGGGTACCTATGCGTATTTCGCATTTATGCTCACATGGATGCGCGAAATAGTAAAAGATATGGAAGATTTTAAAGGCGATGCCGAGCAGGGATGTGTTACTATGCCTATAAAGTGGGGGTTGTTGCGTAGTGCAAGATTTGCACAGGTTTTAGGATTGTTGACTGTTATTCCGTTAGTAATAGGTGCTGTAAAACTGTTGCGCGAACAATGGTATGTATTAGGTATCTATACCCTATTGGGCCTGGCAATGCCGGTAGTAGTATGGATGTACTATTTGCCTAAACATGCAACCACAAAACACTATGGCAACGAAAGCCGCTACCTGAAAATTATTATGGTATTGGGGGTCATTTCCCTGGTGATTTATTATTTTCAAACCCATGGCTGA